ATCATCAAGCTAAAAGTatccagttatttttttttttttgtaatttttaaatgtagtCACGAAACTTcaaagtaatttataattttactcATCTTTAGTGTAGAGTCCTAATTGTTCtgagaagaaaatatttcttattgaGAAAATAGTTTGGaacttttaattcttttctttataTATTCGAATTCAATCTTAGAAATTTGCAGGTTTCTTTTACATCTCTTATTGTCCTAACTCTTAAATGtttccagggcctgattactgaataggctaaTGTCCCCGCGTTTTAAGGGCCCCTAAATGCCTAAAACAGTTTACCCAATGActaaaattgtaagttttttttttgagcaatcacgaatgcttattgttctcacttgtccatccttgacgttgtggttcctttttcagcttggaccaggggcctctgcagcaccagcgCCCACCGGACTCTGCAGGGGTGGCATCAATACACACTGACAGTGTGAGTGTGTCtctcacacatacacaaacgcctttacatgcgtacatacacgcctacgtgcatacacacaggtacacgcacgcacacaagcgtacacatgcatgcacgcgccTACCACTTACACACGTAACCttccaggaggagaggcaggcttgggggagataggagccgtttctagaaactataactccaatgaatagggtcctgttgtaactcgtgattgcgaaaaacataatttgaattcaaaattttagaattcaaattaattttaaatagtttttcttttacagTGGGGTACGAAAAAAGCATTCGGCCTAGAGCCCCCTGATATTTTAATAGGGCTCTGGATGATtctttgtgtttatttatttatgtttgaacatataaacacataACAGCGAacacatctttaaaaaataatgatttcaaaagtataaacaaaaaattttgctttagaaatcACGCAGTATGTTTACCATATCATAAGCAGCATAATTTTGCTCATTACCTTTTCAAATTACGTCGGTTAAAATTCGTTGTTGCTTTAAAACTAGCCACCCTATAAAACAGAGGTCTTCGATCTAGAGACCGCGAAACATTCCGATTCCCTGTGACTTTGACATGGTTTCCGCAAGTGATCACAAATCAAAGAATAAATAGTTTAGAAGAATTTCAATCTTTATAAAAGACCAAATTCTTAAAGGCGGTTTGCTtctaaaaatgatcattttattaGTTGCTTTAGTTTATTATTcatagaaaaattttggaaaaccaataaaaaattcCATATTTCATAACTGATTCTCTTATTAAAATGTTTGTATATTTAAGCAGGTTAATCCTTTTTTATACTATTGTTCATACTCTTTGATCAAGAGGTTCTTTCAAGAAAACGTTAAGGTCAAAGGGTTTCCCAAAGAATAAAAGGAAAGAGACAAATGTTGGAACAATTGTAATGCTAAGCCTTCATTGATTACCTAATATTAGCATTATTTTCAATTATGGTATCCAAATGTACAGTCTGCATAATGCATAATTGTTTCACTTTAGTTAATTTTATCTCATAATGCATATCATTATGAAATAGTGATTTTATTTCATGATTTTGTGCATAATGCATAATTGTTTCATtttagttgattttattttgcaaatgGCTTTTGACGACTACAAGAAGAAAACGTGCATCACATTCGTTCCAAGAacaaatgaaaaggattatattcgaATTTTTCCTGGGGAAGGGtaagattttaaattaagataAATATGATAGTTTCTGACGAAAAATACTTTCATAAAATATGTATTTCTGACtcttgtgaggaaaaaaaaataaaaaaattttacaaaggaaaaatcataaaatttttcaccacaagaatctttttttttctttatcaataaaggcaaataaattttccaaactaATGTCTAGATGATAGTTAGATCATTTTTATTGGCAGAAAAAATAATTAGTCGAAGAGGTTAATGCTTTTGAAAGCATGTAACATATTCGAATCCGTTTAAAATAGAGTGTTTTTCTGATTCCTTTCAAAATGGGCTATTTTATGCAGCATTATAATGAACtgtaattggagaaaaaaaatcctgcaaaTTTCTTTTGGGACATTTTATTCCTCCATTACTTATAGCAactgtattttcttaaaaaatatctgTGATTGTTATGTGCACGCTATGGCTTGAACTCCAATGGATTGGCAACGAATGGAATTAAAGTGTGATACAGTTGTAGAGTCGTTAAAAATGCCTATTTGTCATGAGACTGAAATTCGTATGCAGCGCACTATCAAAAAGTTTCTACCAGGCAGTAATTATTTCACTGAAACTTgattttagactttttaaatcGCATAATTAGTGTGTAGATTCGCTGTTTAATATTTGTTCTTagcataagtcaaattttaattatgcatttatgATACTTTTATTGTAAAAGAATAGGCAAAGATTTAGTAGtgaaataaaaggtttaaaaagagggggggggggggaactattgTTGTAATCCAAATCAACAATGCaataatgttaaaattcaaactaaattcgatgatatatatttattttgtacCTTGATTACTTgtcataattaatttttcttgaaaccaACAGGTGCTATTCTCATGTGGGAAGAACCGGAAATCAGCAGCCGGTATCTTTGGGTCAGGGTTGTGGATGGTATGGAACAGTGATCCATGAATTAGGTCATGTGGTTGGCTTTTTTCATGAACAGAATCGTTCGGACAGAGATGATTGGCTTACAATTTTCTGGGAAAACGTGAAAGAAGGTATTCTTTAACCTccagataaaaaataatatttctccaGACATTAGTTAATATTCTCCTGCTAATATGTCTTAGTGAGAATACTTATTCTTCAGTAATTTCTTAATGAAAGACTCAGAATGTATTCTTTTGATACGAAAATAAGCATTTCATAGTTCTCTAGAAATATTTCTAACGTCATAatctcttgaatttttttttcaaattgaaacacATACAACAAATACTAGCTGCTTTTAGATAGCAACTAAGAATTTTGCATAACAGTGCGGACTTAATAGAACTACTAAAATCATGCAAATTCTGCAACTGATTTATGAAAAAAAGGAACTctctaaatttcaaattaaaaaaaaaacccttaaaattaacaatattcttctttcaaaatccattaaaaaatgtCAGACGATAAATTGTTAGGCAATCTAGTAAATTAATAGAAAGTAAACATACCGTttctaattgcatttttttttaaattttttaaactatgttttcaatgtttttatctAACAAAACGAAGTATTAACTCgattgatttaaacttttcaaaataataattgatTATATTACATAATATGCAATGAGCTTCTGAAACCTGATTAGAatacaatatctttttttttcaaatagcgaTAAGGACATTTAAAGGAAGATAAACCACATTTTTCGGAGGAGACTTCAAATAATTggctatgaaatttgcatttagtCATTTATATATATAGTTTTGGAGTTTCATTACATTTTATGATTCAGAGTGGTTTCACGGTTCCTAGTGAAGTGTAAggcataaaaaatttgaaagttgaacAAAAAGTAAATACATCGGAAGTCTTAagcttgattattttttttcgggaaaaatttgcttttttctaaaaaaagaaaagaaggaaatttaaagattttttttcttcaataagtaGTAAAAGCTATTTAAACCATTAGCTATGTAGTATAGTGGTGTAAAGTTTTATAAAGGCTCAATGAatgtgaaagaaaaacaaaatattttgaacatcaTAATACTGAACTCCAAGCATGTAAGCAAAATAAGCAATACCGTTGCGTTATATGTTTCTAGAATTTGGATTTTCTCTTTATGCCAGCTGGCTTCCACCCAGCTCGTAGCACTAGAAAAATGAACAATGTATAtaagattttacaaaaaaaaaaaaaaaatcaaagattttttttttaatcattagttAAAACTATAAAAGTATTAGCAATGTTAAATaatgtagttaaattttaaaaaggtgtaatgaagatcaaattaaaaaaaaaatattttgagtgtttTAAACAGAACTTCAAACGAGAAGCAAAATGGACTGCGTAGTTTTGTATATGTCTCCATAATTTTGCGTTTCTCTTTCTGTTAGCTGACTTACACCGTACTtgtaaaaagaattctttttgaaGTACAAACGTATCGCATGCAATTTAAATTCATTCATGGTATTTTTCTACCATATTAAAGTGCAATTGTATTGTTGCAAAAAGCATTAATGTCTTGAAAATTTCACCTTTTAGGAATGGAAGATCAGTTTTTCAAGTTGAAACCTGAGGAAAATCAACTTCTCACTCCATTTGATTACGACTCCATTATGCTGTACGGGTCTTATACTTTCTCGAAAGATAGAAAGAATTTGAAAACTATGGTTGGGAGAGATAACAGACTTTTGTATGAAGttgttaacaaacaaaatttaagcAAGAGTgatataaaaagaataaatatgcTGTATAATTGTAATAAGTTATGAGCAGCAAAAAATGTACACGTGCTGACCCTTCTctttaaataaacattattccAAGTAtggtgctattttttttctttattaatagtTCTCATATGTTCAGCAATATCGCAATAAGTAAGACTGCAGTAATGGTGAATGTAGGCATTGTGACAGCGACAAAATGTATTTAAAGTAAAAGATTTTGCTTTATTTATCAAACAATCTATTTTTGTGACACGACAAATTATAGCACTATCAAAAAAGCACGGAATTTTGCGTATAAAATACTCCTTAATCGTGGGGAAAAAATTGTTCAATCCGAGTTATTCAGATGATTTATAGCCATTGCCTTGCATTAGAAGTCTACAACGGACTTTTTGTCGCGGTCGCAACGCTTGTAAATTTACCATAGAGGCTACGTAAAATTTTAGCACATTTATACCGACTTCACACGTGTATCGTGACAGTAACTAACACATTTTTCTCTCTTGAGCTGGACTGTTGCTATGTATATCAAACTAAACCGAGAATTAGTCCGTTCTAAATGGCGTTACAAATCAAGATCTTCcactaaaaattgttttcaataattGCATGAAAAAAAGCCTATGACTCAGCGATTGACTGTATGATTGCATGATAAAAAATTagcaaaatgaaacatttgctgTAAGTAACAgtaattttacttaaataaagaatgtaaattttttttaaatcaaataattactttttttttgtgtgggggggggggggatgaaaagtGGTTAAGACTGCCCTCTTGCATTGCCGCATGTTCGACTAGTTAACATTAAAGAGGAAAAATTGgcaacattttaaaatgtcaataattTCATTAGTTGgctacatttttgaaaatgtggcttttttttttgaactaaaagcGCAAATGATCTTTTGTTTGATTTTCTTGGAATCAGTTATTTCAAATACCttaatttagtataacataaattgatttatttttcctaaaCGCTACAACTTGATTTTGTTGACAcaagttttaccaattatttaaAGTTAAGCGCTgacatttttactatttttttgatGCAATACTTTACAACGCGGAATTTGCTCAGCTGAGCTTCAATCTCATCTCAGTTTTTACTGAAGTCAGAGTGACTAAAAGGATAATGTCTCTTTgtcaataatagtaataataataataataaactctcaTGTTTTTAGATATTCTATCTTGTGTTCTAGCGGACCTCATAGATTGAGCTTTCCTGAAATTTAACTCAAGTAAGTTTACGGAAAATGAGGAAAATCTTTCTTCTTATCtgcattctttttctttattGCCTGTTTTCTTTGTATCATGTAATACAATAAAATTTATGTAACTTATGAGGGTCATCGTAAGTAAAAGAATTAATCAAAAAGACAcataaattaaagtaattttcatgATAAAATTTCCACTC
This window of the Uloborus diversus isolate 005 chromosome 4, Udiv.v.3.1, whole genome shotgun sequence genome carries:
- the LOC129220419 gene encoding astacin-like metalloprotease toxin 5; its protein translation is MLRLIAAGFFCLAFSAYSLARPQDFLGDLPLENPDLLGGDILGLNAGQDRNAIVDNRQIWPNGIIPYEKDPGLKATVFDFILQMAFDDYKKKTCITFVPRTNEKDYIRIFPGEGCYSHVGRTGNQQPVSLGQGCGWYGTVIHELGHVVGFFHEQNRSDRDDWLTIFWENVKEGMEDQFFKLKPEENQLLTPFDYDSIMLYGSYTFSKDRKNLKTMVGRDNRLLYEVVNKQNLSKSDIKRINMLYNCNKL